One Euphorbia lathyris chromosome 1, ddEupLath1.1, whole genome shotgun sequence DNA segment encodes these proteins:
- the LOC136200801 gene encoding uncharacterized protein produces MKLFRLNCRPFMPTSLAMSCVTRAFSSSYQGSATSKWEGGVSMVQGASRGIGLEFVKQLLEMDGKGHVIATCRNPDGATGLLDLKNRFADRLNVLQLDVTVESSIEASAMSIKERFGSLNLLINASGILKIPNLLEPEKTLKKVEKSSLMVSYEVNAVGPFLVIKHMWPFLKAGGGSGTQRDVAVVANLSARVGSIGDNYLGGWHAYRSSKAALNQLTRTVSLEFAQKKDPIACILLHPGTVDTDLSRPYQRNVAEGKLFTKEFSVGKLLNIINNATSNDNGKFFAWDGQQIPW; encoded by the exons ATGAAGCTTTTCCGTTTGAATTGCCGTCCATTTATGCCTACTTCTCTGGCTATGAGTTGTGTAACAAGGGCTTTTTCTTCATCTTATCAAGGTTCGGCCACATCCAAATGGGAAGGTGGAGTCTCAATGGTTCAAGGAGCTTCCAGGGGAATCGGCCTTGAATTT GTTAAACAACTTCTGGAGATGGATGGTAAAGGACATGTTATCGCTACTTGTCGAAATCCTGATGGAGCAACAGGACTTCTTGATTTGAAAAACAGATTTGCTGATCGCCTCAATGTATTGCAGTTGGATGTGACTGTTGAAAGTTCCATTGAG GCATCTGCAATGTCTATAAAAGAAAGATTTGGCTCTCTGAACCTTCTCATCAATGCCTCAGGCATCCTTAAAATACCAAATCTGTTGGAACCAG AAAAAACCTTGAAGAAAGTAGAGAAATCATCGTTGATGGTTTCTTATGAAGTCAATGCCGTGGGTCCATTTCTAGTAATTAAG CACATGTGGCCTTTCTTGAAAGCTGGTGGAGGTTCAGGGACTCAAAGAGATGTAGCAGTGGTCGCCAATTTAAGTGCCAGGGTGGGATCTATTGGAGATAATTACCTAGGAGGTTGGCACGCTTATCGGTCCTCAAAGGCTGCCTTAAATCAGT TGACGAGAACGGTGTCATTGGAGTTTGCACAAAAGAAGGATCCAATAGCATGCATTCTCTTGCACCCAGGTACCGTGGACACAGACCTATCAAGGCCTTACCAGAGAAATGTTGCTGAAGGCAAGCTTTTCACCAAAGAATTCTCAGTGGGAAAGCTCTTAAACATCATCAATAATGCAACAAGCAATGACAATGGAAAGTTTTTTGCATGGGATGGCCAACAAATTCCTTGGTAA